In the Longimicrobiales bacterium genome, one interval contains:
- a CDS encoding HAMP domain-containing sensor histidine kinase, translating into MSLRRRFVLTFVAFVVLLITAGSYMAWREATRALEAELDEKAAWVARAAVATGLQASAVVGLRPGFEDTSQWTSYHARLKELQFVVREAYILRNDNTAVVTSFPADSIPIGMPLPDFDLFEALLDEARVVGYSASESFTGLDERFYKWGFASLEDNQTVLAVLMPADYEVPLERLGRNLIFGALAATLLAALLAGVLATSVVRPLERLSRVAIRIQRGRMVEPVADEGGHEVGRLSRAMERMRLAILERDEQLRLMLAQVAHEIRNPLGGLELFASAAAETEDAEERGRLLSRVRQEVSALNGIISDFLAFARPLAPSREATDVRLPILGAIELVEAELLERGGTLDVHMSDTALMARVSGDHVKRAALNLLRNASQAGDHVVLEAGVTNGEFVLSVSDDGPGVAQELRGRVFDPFVTDKEQGAGLGLAIVKKIAEAHGGRAELVDNREPNGGKGAEFRVYFGSLEDPPTP; encoded by the coding sequence ATGTCCCTCCGCCGCCGATTCGTTCTCACCTTCGTCGCGTTCGTGGTGTTGCTGATTACGGCCGGGTCCTATATGGCCTGGCGAGAGGCGACCCGGGCGCTCGAGGCTGAATTGGATGAGAAGGCCGCTTGGGTGGCTCGGGCGGCTGTGGCCACAGGGCTCCAGGCTTCGGCCGTCGTCGGGCTACGGCCGGGGTTCGAGGACACGTCTCAGTGGACGAGTTATCACGCCCGCTTAAAGGAGTTACAGTTTGTTGTCCGTGAAGCGTATATCCTACGCAACGACAACACCGCTGTTGTGACGAGCTTCCCAGCGGACTCGATCCCGATTGGGATGCCCCTGCCTGATTTCGACTTATTCGAGGCACTGCTCGACGAAGCACGCGTCGTTGGCTATTCCGCGAGCGAATCCTTCACGGGCCTGGACGAAAGATTCTATAAGTGGGGGTTTGCTTCGCTAGAGGACAACCAGACCGTTTTGGCGGTACTCATGCCTGCCGACTACGAGGTTCCCCTCGAGAGGCTCGGTCGCAATCTCATATTTGGCGCCTTGGCTGCGACGCTGCTGGCGGCTCTTCTCGCTGGCGTCCTAGCCACGAGCGTTGTGCGCCCCCTCGAACGCCTTAGCCGAGTGGCCATCCGCATCCAGCGAGGTCGGATGGTCGAGCCCGTTGCCGACGAAGGCGGACACGAGGTAGGACGCCTGTCGCGAGCCATGGAGCGTATGCGCCTCGCGATTCTCGAACGAGACGAGCAGCTTCGTCTTATGCTGGCTCAAGTCGCGCACGAGATCCGAAACCCGCTCGGTGGCCTGGAGTTGTTCGCCTCCGCAGCGGCGGAGACGGAGGACGCGGAGGAGAGGGGTCGGTTACTTTCGCGGGTCCGCCAAGAGGTCTCTGCGTTGAACGGGATCATCTCGGACTTCTTGGCGTTCGCTCGTCCGCTCGCGCCTTCCCGTGAGGCCACCGATGTCCGACTTCCCATACTCGGAGCGATCGAACTCGTAGAGGCGGAGCTCCTTGAGCGAGGAGGCACCTTGGACGTTCACATGTCGGATACCGCGCTCATGGCTAGGGTCTCCGGCGACCACGTGAAGCGAGCAGCACTCAATCTGCTTCGAAACGCGAGCCAGGCCGGTGATCACGTTGTGCTCGAGGCCGGGGTTACCAATGGTGAGTTCGTGCTCAGTGTGTCCGATGACGGCCCTGGCGTGGCCCAGGAGCTTCGTGGCCGAGTCTTCGACCCCTTTGTGACGGACAAGGAGCAGGGAGCCGGCCTGGGCCTCGCAATCGTCAAAAAGATCGCGGAGGCACACGGGGGGCGGGCCGAGCTGGTCGATAACCGGGAACCCAATGGTGGGAAGGGTGCCGAATTCCGCGTATATTTCGGCAGCCTGGAAGACCCCCCGACGCCGTAA